One region of Pseudoalteromonas galatheae genomic DNA includes:
- a CDS encoding EAL domain-containing protein, which produces MWCADCEAIESYFFETTYFWFFLPTGNAEQNLLKMCTEMALNPELVANRCIMVQVNKNGLSTFLHNIGGCLAGPEFGQSKMTTMAQEGHPDINAISRVASVETFVRRYQARWIKTAIENETYQSWFQPIVRAYSEPGNLDVFANEALFRLFDDENNMVPPNLVFNLAEQSGLLFSVDLIARKSAVEHAAKANLNSKIFINFNPSSIYDPSYCLRSTASAISELGFQPQDIVFEVTETHQARDVNHLRGILAFYRSCGFGVALDDIGSGWSSLNMLAQLRPDYIKIDMDLVRHIDINQHKRSIVSHLIQLAHENGIEVIAEGVESQHEAKVLREIGADFLQGYYFAKPSALSARLSNNLEDEITQGVKSLSNAAHKFDTL; this is translated from the coding sequence ATGTGGTGCGCAGATTGTGAAGCAATTGAGTCATACTTTTTTGAGACAACTTACTTTTGGTTTTTCCTACCGACAGGTAATGCAGAACAAAACTTGCTGAAAATGTGCACCGAGATGGCACTAAATCCCGAGTTGGTTGCAAATAGATGCATTATGGTTCAAGTGAATAAAAATGGACTTTCTACGTTTTTACACAACATTGGTGGCTGTTTAGCTGGTCCAGAATTTGGCCAATCTAAAATGACAACCATGGCACAAGAAGGTCATCCAGATATCAATGCAATTAGTCGAGTCGCCAGTGTTGAAACTTTCGTTCGCCGTTATCAAGCGCGGTGGATAAAAACTGCGATAGAAAATGAGACATATCAAAGCTGGTTTCAACCCATAGTGAGAGCATATTCAGAACCGGGAAACCTAGATGTGTTTGCTAATGAAGCGCTATTTAGATTGTTCGATGATGAAAACAACATGGTTCCGCCAAACCTCGTTTTTAATTTAGCCGAGCAGAGCGGATTGCTCTTTTCTGTTGATTTGATTGCACGAAAGTCTGCTGTAGAGCATGCCGCTAAAGCGAATTTGAACTCGAAAATATTTATAAATTTCAACCCCTCAAGCATTTATGACCCGTCATATTGCTTACGTTCGACAGCCTCAGCAATTAGTGAGCTGGGATTTCAACCTCAAGACATTGTATTTGAGGTAACAGAGACGCACCAAGCTCGGGATGTAAATCATTTAAGAGGGATCCTAGCATTCTATCGCAGTTGTGGTTTTGGTGTTGCACTGGATGATATTGGTTCTGGGTGGTCGAGTTTAAATATGTTGGCACAGCTAAGGCCAGATTATATTAAGATAGATATGGATCTTGTCAGGCACATTGATATCAATCAACACAAAAGGAGCATTGTGTCTCACCTAATTCAGCTTGCTCATGAAAACGGTATCGAAGTCATTGCTGAAGGGGTCGAAAGCCAACATGAAGCCAAAGTCCTTCGGGAAATAGGGGCTGATTTTTTACAAGGCTATTATTTTGCAAAACCTTCGGCACTAAGTGCACGGTTGTCCAACAACCTCGAAGACGAAATAACACAAGGAGTGAAGTCCCTATCGAACGCAGCTCACAAGTTTGATACCTTGTGA
- a CDS encoding response regulator transcription factor, with protein MKILLVEDDHETAEFICNGLKQAGESVDHTQCPKDAIIKASTTSFDAIIFDRLLPSMDGLDAVKILRASNILTPIIMLTALSDTAARVEGLEAGADDYLVKPFAFVELHARLKALYRRKPAAQTVNELQVGCVKLLRTSRQVFRGESEIELMPKEYQILEFLMLHPNQLVTKTMLLEHVWGFSFDPKTSLVQTHVSRLRNKLDKPFNSEVIKTIRGSGYLLSEQ; from the coding sequence ATGAAGATATTGCTCGTAGAAGATGACCACGAGACTGCAGAGTTTATTTGTAATGGCTTAAAGCAAGCTGGAGAATCAGTGGACCATACTCAGTGTCCAAAAGATGCAATAATAAAAGCCTCTACCACCTCATTCGATGCCATTATTTTTGATAGGCTACTGCCGTCGATGGATGGCCTAGACGCAGTAAAAATCCTTCGAGCGAGCAACATCTTAACTCCTATCATTATGCTAACGGCATTGAGTGACACCGCAGCACGGGTTGAAGGCTTGGAAGCTGGTGCAGACGACTACTTAGTTAAGCCCTTTGCGTTTGTCGAGTTACATGCAAGGCTAAAAGCACTGTATCGTCGCAAACCAGCTGCGCAAACCGTGAATGAATTACAAGTTGGCTGTGTAAAACTACTCAGAACGTCAAGGCAAGTATTTAGAGGTGAAAGCGAGATTGAGCTGATGCCAAAAGAGTATCAGATTTTGGAATTTTTAATGCTTCATCCTAATCAACTGGTTACCAAAACGATGCTGCTAGAACACGTGTGGGGGTTTAGTTTTGATCCAAAAACCAGTTTAGTTCAAACACATGTCAGCCGCTTACGTAACAAGTTAGACAAGCCTTTTAACAGTGAAGTTATCAAAACCATTCGTGGCAGTGGCTACTTACTTTCTGAACAATAA
- a CDS encoding IS110 family RNA-guided transposase: MNNVSTLSIDLAKNVFQLLSFDKQGNKCFSRRLDRAKLLQTLTQLPACNVVMESCSTSHYWGRCCLQAGHQVQLIPAQHVTPFVRGNKNDKNDCMAIYEASLRPNIRFVPVKTEHQQAILALHRYRERLIHNRTACINQTCGLLLEFGIVIKKSLKSFRATIADLLNRNLHGALNLLLRDVYEEMQKLDANIKNVEAQFKQFNEQSQAAQIIQSIPGIGIINASALSATIDKGQAFSNKKELAVWLGITPRQYASGETKKMGGITKRGDRYLRKQLIHGARTVVNHAHKKQDDLNKWINALVERRGKNKAVVATAHRLARLMWILLQRNEPYKAQYTQSEAQS; this comes from the coding sequence ATGAATAACGTTAGCACGCTTTCAATTGATCTAGCAAAAAATGTATTCCAACTTTTATCGTTTGATAAGCAAGGTAATAAATGTTTTTCCAGAAGGTTAGATAGAGCAAAGCTCTTGCAAACATTGACCCAATTACCTGCTTGTAATGTTGTTATGGAATCATGCTCAACGTCTCATTATTGGGGGCGCTGCTGCTTACAAGCTGGGCACCAAGTTCAGCTTATCCCTGCGCAACATGTTACCCCTTTTGTCCGTGGCAATAAAAACGATAAAAATGATTGTATGGCGATTTATGAAGCGAGCCTTCGACCTAACATTCGCTTTGTTCCTGTAAAAACAGAGCATCAACAAGCAATCCTAGCACTACATCGTTATCGGGAACGGCTCATACATAATCGAACTGCCTGCATCAACCAAACATGTGGTTTGTTACTTGAATTTGGCATCGTCATCAAGAAGAGCTTAAAGTCTTTTCGTGCAACCATTGCTGATCTGCTCAACCGTAATTTACATGGAGCTTTAAATCTACTCCTCAGAGACGTTTATGAAGAAATGCAAAAGTTAGACGCCAATATTAAAAATGTAGAGGCACAATTTAAGCAGTTTAATGAACAGAGCCAAGCTGCTCAAATTATCCAATCCATCCCCGGAATTGGGATTATCAACGCATCGGCATTGAGTGCCACAATAGATAAAGGGCAAGCATTTTCTAATAAAAAGGAGTTGGCTGTGTGGCTTGGGATCACACCACGTCAATATGCTTCGGGTGAAACCAAGAAGATGGGAGGGATCACCAAACGAGGTGATCGTTATCTAAGAAAACAACTCATTCATGGTGCCCGTACAGTGGTCAATCATGCGCACAAAAAGCAGGATGATTTAAACAAATGGATCAACGCATTGGTAGAACGTCGCGGTAAAAATAAAGCGGTGGTGGCCACGGCCCACCGATTGGCTCGCTTAATGTGGATATTGCTACAAAGAAATGAACCTTATAAAGCCCAATATACACAAAGTGAGGCGCAATCATGA
- a CDS encoding AarF/ABC1/UbiB kinase family protein, translating into MLLDFGATRIVSDAVSVGYKNLLQAATEQNREAVKQAACDIGYFDTDIAPEYCNAVIELFLLATTPLRCDGPFDFANSQLSKEISEKGLALNSHSNEWHTPPVDALFIHRKLAGLYLIAAKLQAKVDLSPLQKYLT; encoded by the coding sequence GTGTTATTAGATTTTGGCGCAACACGTATTGTTAGCGACGCTGTTAGTGTTGGGTATAAGAACCTGTTACAGGCAGCGACAGAGCAAAACCGTGAAGCTGTTAAACAGGCCGCATGTGACATTGGATATTTTGATACTGATATTGCACCCGAGTACTGTAACGCAGTTATTGAGCTGTTTTTACTTGCAACAACTCCACTTCGGTGTGACGGCCCATTTGATTTTGCTAACAGCCAGCTAAGCAAAGAGATAAGTGAAAAAGGACTGGCTTTAAATAGCCACTCCAACGAGTGGCACACACCACCTGTAGACGCATTATTTATACATCGAAAGCTGGCGGGGTTATATTTAATCGCGGCAAAATTGCAAGCTAAAGTAGACTTAAGCCCACTGCAAAAATACCTCACCTAA
- a CDS encoding sensor histidine kinase → MKTNTQKYHFVLALKFSFLCWVLTCGLALLVSHFVSQSEQSRQQTEMLELIEEAVELYHSDGLESLVEVFELAENETWTKEEAQEHWQEEGWLMALYQKDVIIAGGDLGFERANTSKSQPQTEIDEETQLIFYQAQQINDGLYLHLWQRLDHDVVIAQNARTQFIVWLAIFCWLPPLLIFVYFRQMQGNTITKLSQQLSLVAKAPELHRTVAKSDDPQLLQLCSVINTMLDEITKLHHNIKTMSVGVAHDLKTPLTRVANRLQSMEQDIDDPVQLAVHLEKACEELEKIISTFNNLIRLNSIESGKYQQGFKQIDLSTLLLDLTDSFTPVFEDAEKTLSVSILPNISCYGDADLLAQLVCNLLENALEYTNPRASVWIRLQSHSSGVLLQIGDNGPGIATSDQAHIFERFYRADTSRSSSGNGLGLSIVKAICDIHEARIYLLEGQPGAVFNIEVPTH, encoded by the coding sequence ATGAAAACGAATACTCAAAAATACCATTTTGTGCTGGCGCTTAAATTTTCTTTTTTATGTTGGGTACTCACATGTGGTCTAGCACTTTTGGTATCGCACTTTGTGTCTCAAAGTGAACAGTCCAGACAACAAACCGAAATGCTTGAACTTATTGAGGAAGCCGTCGAGCTTTACCATAGTGATGGGTTGGAGTCTTTGGTAGAAGTATTTGAGTTAGCAGAAAATGAAACTTGGACCAAAGAAGAAGCGCAGGAGCATTGGCAAGAGGAAGGCTGGCTTATGGCGTTATACCAAAAAGACGTGATAATCGCTGGTGGCGATTTGGGTTTTGAGCGAGCAAATACCTCGAAGTCGCAGCCACAAACTGAAATAGACGAAGAAACACAACTCATTTTTTATCAGGCACAGCAAATCAACGATGGTCTTTATTTACATCTATGGCAGCGCCTTGACCACGATGTTGTTATTGCCCAGAACGCCAGAACCCAGTTTATTGTGTGGCTAGCGATATTTTGCTGGCTGCCGCCTTTGCTCATCTTTGTCTATTTTAGACAAATGCAAGGCAATACCATTACCAAGCTGAGCCAACAACTCTCTTTAGTGGCTAAAGCGCCTGAGCTGCATCGCACCGTCGCAAAAAGCGATGACCCACAGCTGCTACAATTATGCAGTGTGATCAACACGATGCTCGACGAAATTACCAAGCTCCATCACAATATTAAAACAATGTCTGTGGGAGTTGCCCATGACCTTAAAACGCCTCTAACCCGCGTTGCAAACCGATTGCAATCGATGGAGCAAGACATAGACGATCCGGTACAATTAGCCGTTCACCTTGAAAAGGCCTGTGAAGAATTAGAAAAAATCATCTCGACTTTTAATAATTTAATCCGCTTGAATAGTATTGAATCTGGAAAATATCAACAAGGTTTTAAACAGATTGACTTATCAACACTGCTTTTAGATCTAACTGATAGCTTCACTCCGGTTTTTGAAGACGCAGAAAAAACCTTATCCGTCTCGATATTGCCAAATATCAGCTGTTATGGAGATGCGGATTTGCTCGCGCAATTGGTCTGTAACCTGTTAGAAAATGCACTTGAATATACTAATCCAAGGGCGTCTGTATGGATCAGGCTGCAAAGTCACTCATCTGGCGTATTACTACAAATCGGTGATAATGGCCCTGGCATCGCAACATCAGACCAAGCACATATTTTCGAGCGCTTTTATCGTGCCGATACCAGCCGTTCCTCTTCAGGTAATGGGCTCGGGCTTAGCATTGTCAAAGCAATCTGTGACATACATGAGGCTCGGATTTATTTGCTGGAGGGTCAACCGGGCGCTGTAT
- a CDS encoding ABC1 kinase family protein: MKNSSRKVPSSRLSRLAHLGGLAGQVASNMLFEGAKQALQGQPVKRNDLLLQSKNIDAVAKKLSHLRGAAMKLGQLLSMDAGDLLPPELAMLLTHLRADAMPMPHKQLVSVLEHELGHNWLDKFSHIELKSFAQASIGQVHKAITENGQPLAIKIQYPGVAQSIHSDVDNVASLIKMTGLLPKGINIAPLIEEAKSQLLAETNYQLEANYLQQFASGLSKDTRFKVPAVHQTLSSQHILSMEYVCGEPLAEAVALPQSVRNDIMTALIELFFIEMFELKLIQTDPNFGNYLYNKDIYGRSAAVK; the protein is encoded by the coding sequence TTGAAAAACAGTTCACGAAAAGTCCCATCATCAAGGTTGAGCCGCCTTGCTCATTTGGGTGGATTGGCAGGTCAAGTTGCATCAAATATGTTATTTGAAGGCGCAAAGCAGGCGCTTCAAGGGCAACCTGTAAAACGAAACGACCTATTGCTACAGAGCAAAAATATTGATGCAGTTGCGAAGAAGCTGAGTCACTTGCGCGGTGCCGCAATGAAGTTAGGACAGTTACTTTCAATGGATGCTGGAGATCTGCTACCGCCGGAGCTTGCCATGCTGCTTACTCACCTGCGCGCAGACGCCATGCCAATGCCACATAAGCAACTTGTTAGTGTGCTAGAACATGAGTTAGGGCATAACTGGCTCGATAAGTTTAGTCATATTGAACTAAAAAGCTTTGCACAGGCGTCGATTGGGCAAGTGCACAAAGCCATCACCGAGAATGGGCAACCTCTTGCAATCAAAATACAATATCCAGGAGTGGCTCAGAGTATTCATAGCGATGTAGACAATGTCGCGAGCCTAATCAAAATGACAGGGCTGCTTCCTAAAGGGATTAATATTGCCCCTTTAATCGAGGAAGCAAAATCGCAGCTTCTCGCGGAGACCAATTACCAATTAGAAGCAAACTATCTACAGCAGTTCGCCAGCGGACTTTCTAAAGACACGCGCTTTAAAGTCCCCGCTGTGCATCAAACGCTAAGCAGCCAGCACATACTGAGTATGGAGTATGTCTGTGGCGAGCCGCTTGCAGAGGCCGTTGCTTTACCACAATCTGTTCGCAATGACATCATGACCGCATTAATTGAGCTTTTCTTTATCGAAATGTTTGAGCTTAAATTGATACAAACAGATCCTAACTTTGGTAACTATTTATATAACAAAGACATATATGGACGCTCTGCTGCTGTCAAGTAA
- a CDS encoding YbaK/EbsC family protein encodes MLKELKPASMKVQEFLSKNGQDFVVQEMPSSTRTASDAAASIGCSVAQIAKSLIFKHGETGEAVLVVASGSNMVCADKVKKATGITLTKADADFVREKVGYVIGGVPPVAHHSSVHTILDEDLNRYAEIWAAAGTPNSVFKLNPQKLSELTKGQWIDLAK; translated from the coding sequence ATGTTAAAGGAATTGAAGCCTGCATCGATGAAAGTGCAGGAGTTTTTGTCCAAAAATGGTCAAGACTTTGTAGTTCAGGAAATGCCTAGCTCAACTCGTACAGCTTCAGATGCCGCAGCATCTATCGGATGTTCAGTTGCTCAAATCGCAAAGTCACTAATATTCAAACATGGAGAAACCGGTGAAGCAGTACTCGTTGTCGCTTCTGGTTCTAACATGGTATGCGCTGACAAAGTTAAAAAAGCGACAGGTATTACACTTACCAAAGCTGATGCGGATTTTGTACGTGAAAAAGTTGGTTATGTAATAGGCGGTGTACCACCAGTCGCTCATCATTCATCAGTTCATACAATATTAGACGAAGACTTAAATCGGTATGCGGAGATTTGGGCCGCGGCGGGAACCCCCAATTCCGTATTTAAACTAAATCCGCAGAAGTTAAGTGAACTTACTAAGGGTCAATGGATAGATTTAGCAAAATAA